One genomic segment of Labrus bergylta chromosome 17, fLabBer1.1, whole genome shotgun sequence includes these proteins:
- the ehmt1b gene encoding histone-lysine N-methyltransferase EHMT1 isoform X2: MASVGPEPAGLAKGSLDKGASTKKEELNAARNGEEKPDGDKELAARLGSSAAAEAMLNGTDCDMRHKSPTQGSKTGNKTLLLVNENGMLDTEPPHGSVTGSNGLILTKQQQQEGGTPPHRTNWMPSGSVTGGHMAKPSSSGGAQSSGALRTDPSTGTTSGQGSSETKNGIASPPVPAPAPITIHRARKTMSRPAVSPAQKLLNRELREAKNAKMEKTDTHVSPDAQKSPQQSSVQNHLPQSRPDTPASAQTASAQTASSTTPAPPPAIPPPSATAPPTDPAAPAAPAAPLAPLAPAAPVAPLTPAAPARLQLGLNSGGLSSRKKKRRMGTYSLVPKKKSKVLKQRSVLEMFKDLQNSSKSQETKEVANINGGKVENASEEEESEDVESEEEERQRTAKEPASAVQEQKPEPIDQVEDELETEESGEEEGEEEGTESDLSTESALKKKLKKKTKADSAWLRPSRKRKRRIKSREAEGVDQPHGSANVQAGDKKYTKIVSAESAILNKPAASSQNKVTSGSAIEEAQELPLCSCRMETPKSREILTLADRKCMATESVDGQLTRCQGAILKHEMMRPSNSVQLLVLCEDHRNGMVKHQCCPTCGFFCRAGTFMECQPDVSISHRFHRACASVLKGQSFCPHCGEEASKAKEVTIAKADTTSTVPLTLTHGPATPGVVEGRADTTTGGSSRLAAGAELSGRADSSHSNRSSHGYDTSAVPGSSRTPTLQAGTGTTVHQVAPRETLESLLLALDTEKPKKLRFHPKQLYLSAKQGELKRVLLMLVDGIDPNFKMESHNKRTPLHTAAEGGFKEICNMLVQAGANLDICDEDQRTPLMEACENNHMETVMYLLRAGASATHKDVEGFTCLHLAAKSGHYQIVEHLLSTGLININCQDDGGWTAMIWATEYKHVDQVKLLLSKGADISIRDKEENICLHWAAFSGSVDIAQLLLNARCSLQAVNVHGDSPLHIAARENRLDCVTLFLNQGADVFLKNREGETPPDCCGHNSKAWAALQANRKERDAKNSRLARTEEKVLHSDIALGQERVPIPCVNSVDSEPYPDSYKYIPENCVTSPMNIDRNITHLQYCVCKEDCSTSICMCGQLSLRCWYDKGGRLLPEFCHEEPPLIFECNHACSCWRTCKNRVVQNGLRARLQLFRTSKKGWGVRALQDLPKGTFICEYVGEIISEAEAEMRQNDAYLFSLDDKPQDQYCIDARFYGNISRFLNHMCEPNLFACRVFTTHQDLRFPHIAFFASENIRAGEELGFNYGDHFWEVKSKLFSCECGSSKCKYSSAAMASLQADSTPENQQQPSASPDTSSSNGPSSPS, from the exons ccCGCTGGTCTAGCCAAGGGCAGTTTGGATAAAGGTGCCTCAACCAAGAAAGAGGAACTCAATGCAGCAAGAAACGGAGAGGAGAAGCCAG ATGGAGATAAAGAGTTGGCAGCCAGACTGGGCTCCTCCGCTGCAGCTGAGGCAATGCTGAACGGCACCGATTGTGACATGAGGCACAAGAGCCCGACACAGGGCTCCAAAACAGGCAACAAGACTTTACTTTTGGTAAACGAAAACGGCATGCTGGACACAGAGCCGCCGCACGGTTCTGTTACTGGAAGCAATGGATTAATTCTCaccaagcagcagcagcaggagggaggCACTCCCCCTCACAGGACTAACTGGATGCCTTCGGGCTCAGTCACAGGGGGACACATGGCCAAACCCTCATCGTCTGGGGGTGCACAGAGTTCAGGTGCACTAAGGACTGACCCCAGTACAGGAACTACATCAGGACAAGGGTCATCAGAGACTAAAAATGGCATAGCATCGCCGCCTGTACCCGCTCCAGCACCAATTACAATACACCGAGCACGCAAGACCATGTCCAGACCTGCTGTCAGCCCGGCACAAAAG CTTCTTAACAGGGAATTACGAGAAGCAAAGAACGCCAAAATGGAGAAGACGGACACTCATGTTTCACCTGACGCTCAGAAATCCCCACAGCAATCCTCTGTTCAGAACCATCTACCTCAGAGTCGACCGGATACGCCAGCTTCAGCTCAAACAGCTTCAGCTCAAACGGCTTCATCCACCACACCAGCACCTCCACCCGCTATACCACCTCCTTCTGCTACAGCTCCCCCAACAGACCCTgcagctcctgctgctcctgctgctcctttaGCTCCTTtagctcctgctgctcctgtgGCACCTTTGACTCCTGCAGCTCCAGCCAGACTCCAACTGG GGCTTAACTCGGGAGGTTTGTCGTCCCgtaagaagaagaggaggatgggaACATACAGCCTGGTTCCCAAGAAGAAATCCAAAGTGCTAAAGCAGAGATCCGTGCTGGAAATGTTTAAGGATCTCCAAAACTCTTCAAAGAGCCAGGAG ACAAAAGAGGTAGcaaacattaatggtgggaaaGTGGAAAATGCATCTGAGGAGGAAGAGTCTGAGGACGTGgagtctgaggaagaggagcggCAGCGCACAGCAAAAGAACCTGCCAGTGCCGTTCAGGAACAAAAACCGGAACCCATCGACCAG GTGGAAGATGAGCTGGAGACTGAAGAGtctggagaagaggagggagaggaggagggcacTGAATCTGACTTG AGCACAGAGTCTGCACTGAAGAAGaagttgaaaaagaaaacaaaagcagacagCGCGTGGCTGCGACCTTCCAGGAAACGAAAGAGAAGGATAAAGAGCAGAG AAGCGGAGGGGGTGGATCAGCCTCATGGCTCAGCTAATGTCCAGGCAGGCGACAAGAAGTACACAAAGATTGTCTCAGCTGAGTCTGCCATCCTCAACAAGCCAGCAGCGTCCTCACAGAACAAAG TCACTTCAGGGTCAGCGATCGAGGAGGCTCAGGAGCTTCCGCTCTGCAGCTGCCGCATGGAGACACCCAAGAGTCGAGAAATTCTCACGCTGGCAGACAGGAAGTGCATGGCCACAGAGAGCGTCGATGGACAGCTGACCCGCTGCCAGGGTGCCATACTGAAACATGAAATGATGCGTCCCTCAAACTCGGTTCAGCTGCTGGTTCTCTGTGAGGACCACCGCAACGGCATGGTGAAGCACCAGTGCTgccccacctgtggcttcttctGCAGGGCT GGGACCTTCATGGAGTGCCAACCAGACGTCAGCATCTCTCACCGTTTTCATCGTGCTTGTGCCTCAGTGCTCAAAGGTCAAAGCTTCTGTCCTCACTGTGGAGAGGAGGCCAGCAAGGCTAAAGAGGTCACCATCGCAAAGGCTGACACCACCTCCACTGTGCCCCTTACACTCACACATGGACCTGCAACGCCGGGGGTCGTCGAGGGACGAGCAGACACCACCACTGGCGG ctcTTCTCGTCTAGCTGCAGGGGCTGAACTCAGCGGCAGAGCCGACAGCTCACATTCAAATCGTTCCTCACATGGATATGACACTTCTGCTGTCCCTGGGTCATCCAGAACCCCAACCCTGCAGGCTGGAACTGGAACCACAGTCCATCAAGTAGCTCCAAGAGAGACTTTAGAAAGTCTGCTATTAGCTCTGGACACAGAGAA GCCTAagaagctgcgtttccaccCAAAACAACTTTACCTCTCAGCCAAACAGGGAGAACTCAAGAGGGTCCTGCTCATGTTGG TGGATGGTATCGACCCTAACTTTAAGATGGAATCTCACAACAAACGCACGCCGCTCCACACTGCAGCAGAAGGAGGATTCAAAGAAATCTGTAACATGCTCGTACAA GCCGGTGCAAACTTGGACATATGTGACGAAGATCAGCGGACACCTTTGATGGAGGCCTGTGAAAACAACCACATGGAGACAGTCATGTATCTGCTGAGGGCTGGAGCCAGCGCCACACACAAA GATGTTGAAGGGTTCACCTGTCTCCACCTAGCGGCAAAGTCTGGTCATTACCAGATTGTTGAGCACCTTCTGTCCACAGGATTGATCAACATAAACTGTCAG gatGATGGAGGCTGGACTGCGATGATCTGGGCAACAGAGTACAAGCATGTGGACCAGGTGAAGCTGCTTCTATCCAAAGGAGCCGACATCAGCATCAGGGATAAG GAAGAGAACATCTGTCTCCACTGGGCAGCCTTCTCGGGCAGTGTTGACATCGCCCAGCTGCTCCTTAATGCCCGCTGCAGTCTGCAGGCTGTGAACGTCCACGGCGACTCTCCTCTGCACATCGCTGCTCGGGAGAATCGTCTGGATTGTGTTAC GCTTTTCCTGAACCAAGGAGCAGATGTGTTTTTGAAGAACCGTGAGGGAGAAACTCCTCCAGACTGCTGTGGCCACAACTCGAAGGCCTGGGCAGCTCTGCAGGCcaacaggaaggagagagacGCCAAGAACAGCAGGCTCGCTCGAACAGAGGAAAAAGTCCTTCACAG TGACATAGCTCTCGGGCAAGAGCGTGTCCCCATTCCCTGTGTCAACTCAGTGGACAGTGAACCTTATCCAGACAGCTACAAATACATCCCTGAAAACTGTGTCACCTCCCCCATGAATATCGACAGGAACATAACACACTTACAG TATTGTGTTTGTAAGGAGGACTGTTCAACAAGTATCTGCATGTGTGGACAGCTCAGTCTGCGCTGCTGGTACGACAAG GGCGGCCGTCTTCTACCTGAATTCTGCCACGAGGAGCCTCCTCTCATCTTTGAGTGCAACCATGCGTGTTCCTGCTGGAGGACCTGTAAGAACAGAGTCGTACAGAACGGCCTCAG GGCCAGGCTTCAGCTCTTCAGGACCAGTAAGAAGGGCTGGGGTGTCCGTGCACTACAAGACCTACCAAAGGGGACCTTCATATGCGA GTATGTCGGAGAGATCATCTCTGAAGCCGAAGCAGAGATGAGGCAGAATGACGCCTACCTGTTCAGCCTTGATGATAAG CCACAAGATCAATACTGCATAGATGCTCGTTTCTATGGAAACATCAGCCGCTTCCTGAATCACATGTGCGAGCCCAACTTGTTCGCATGTCGAGTGTTCACGACGCACCAGGACCTTCGTTTCCCACACATTGCCTTCTTTGCCAGTGAAAACATCAGGGCTGGAGAGGAGCTTGg ATTCAACTATGGTGACCACTTCTGGGAAGTCAAAAGCAAGCTGTTCAGCTGTGAATGTGGCTCTTCTAAGTGCAAGTACTCGTCAGCAGCCATGGCGTCGCTGCAGGCCGACAGCACTCCCGAGAACCAACAGCAGCCCAGCGCGTCTCCTGACACCAGCTCTTCCAACGGTCCCTCCAGTCCCTCATAA
- the ehmt1b gene encoding histone-lysine N-methyltransferase EHMT1 isoform X1 — MEAMRRKQPAGLAKGSLDKGASTKKEELNAARNGEEKPDGDKELAARLGSSAAAEAMLNGTDCDMRHKSPTQGSKTGNKTLLLVNENGMLDTEPPHGSVTGSNGLILTKQQQQEGGTPPHRTNWMPSGSVTGGHMAKPSSSGGAQSSGALRTDPSTGTTSGQGSSETKNGIASPPVPAPAPITIHRARKTMSRPAVSPAQKLLNRELREAKNAKMEKTDTHVSPDAQKSPQQSSVQNHLPQSRPDTPASAQTASAQTASSTTPAPPPAIPPPSATAPPTDPAAPAAPAAPLAPLAPAAPVAPLTPAAPARLQLGLNSGGLSSRKKKRRMGTYSLVPKKKSKVLKQRSVLEMFKDLQNSSKSQETKEVANINGGKVENASEEEESEDVESEEEERQRTAKEPASAVQEQKPEPIDQVEDELETEESGEEEGEEEGTESDLSTESALKKKLKKKTKADSAWLRPSRKRKRRIKSREAEGVDQPHGSANVQAGDKKYTKIVSAESAILNKPAASSQNKVTSGSAIEEAQELPLCSCRMETPKSREILTLADRKCMATESVDGQLTRCQGAILKHEMMRPSNSVQLLVLCEDHRNGMVKHQCCPTCGFFCRAGTFMECQPDVSISHRFHRACASVLKGQSFCPHCGEEASKAKEVTIAKADTTSTVPLTLTHGPATPGVVEGRADTTTGGSSRLAAGAELSGRADSSHSNRSSHGYDTSAVPGSSRTPTLQAGTGTTVHQVAPRETLESLLLALDTEKPKKLRFHPKQLYLSAKQGELKRVLLMLVDGIDPNFKMESHNKRTPLHTAAEGGFKEICNMLVQAGANLDICDEDQRTPLMEACENNHMETVMYLLRAGASATHKDVEGFTCLHLAAKSGHYQIVEHLLSTGLININCQDDGGWTAMIWATEYKHVDQVKLLLSKGADISIRDKEENICLHWAAFSGSVDIAQLLLNARCSLQAVNVHGDSPLHIAARENRLDCVTLFLNQGADVFLKNREGETPPDCCGHNSKAWAALQANRKERDAKNSRLARTEEKVLHSDIALGQERVPIPCVNSVDSEPYPDSYKYIPENCVTSPMNIDRNITHLQYCVCKEDCSTSICMCGQLSLRCWYDKGGRLLPEFCHEEPPLIFECNHACSCWRTCKNRVVQNGLRARLQLFRTSKKGWGVRALQDLPKGTFICEYVGEIISEAEAEMRQNDAYLFSLDDKPQDQYCIDARFYGNISRFLNHMCEPNLFACRVFTTHQDLRFPHIAFFASENIRAGEELGFNYGDHFWEVKSKLFSCECGSSKCKYSSAAMASLQADSTPENQQQPSASPDTSSSNGPSSPS; from the exons atGGAGGCCATGAGAAGAAAGCAG ccCGCTGGTCTAGCCAAGGGCAGTTTGGATAAAGGTGCCTCAACCAAGAAAGAGGAACTCAATGCAGCAAGAAACGGAGAGGAGAAGCCAG ATGGAGATAAAGAGTTGGCAGCCAGACTGGGCTCCTCCGCTGCAGCTGAGGCAATGCTGAACGGCACCGATTGTGACATGAGGCACAAGAGCCCGACACAGGGCTCCAAAACAGGCAACAAGACTTTACTTTTGGTAAACGAAAACGGCATGCTGGACACAGAGCCGCCGCACGGTTCTGTTACTGGAAGCAATGGATTAATTCTCaccaagcagcagcagcaggagggaggCACTCCCCCTCACAGGACTAACTGGATGCCTTCGGGCTCAGTCACAGGGGGACACATGGCCAAACCCTCATCGTCTGGGGGTGCACAGAGTTCAGGTGCACTAAGGACTGACCCCAGTACAGGAACTACATCAGGACAAGGGTCATCAGAGACTAAAAATGGCATAGCATCGCCGCCTGTACCCGCTCCAGCACCAATTACAATACACCGAGCACGCAAGACCATGTCCAGACCTGCTGTCAGCCCGGCACAAAAG CTTCTTAACAGGGAATTACGAGAAGCAAAGAACGCCAAAATGGAGAAGACGGACACTCATGTTTCACCTGACGCTCAGAAATCCCCACAGCAATCCTCTGTTCAGAACCATCTACCTCAGAGTCGACCGGATACGCCAGCTTCAGCTCAAACAGCTTCAGCTCAAACGGCTTCATCCACCACACCAGCACCTCCACCCGCTATACCACCTCCTTCTGCTACAGCTCCCCCAACAGACCCTgcagctcctgctgctcctgctgctcctttaGCTCCTTtagctcctgctgctcctgtgGCACCTTTGACTCCTGCAGCTCCAGCCAGACTCCAACTGG GGCTTAACTCGGGAGGTTTGTCGTCCCgtaagaagaagaggaggatgggaACATACAGCCTGGTTCCCAAGAAGAAATCCAAAGTGCTAAAGCAGAGATCCGTGCTGGAAATGTTTAAGGATCTCCAAAACTCTTCAAAGAGCCAGGAG ACAAAAGAGGTAGcaaacattaatggtgggaaaGTGGAAAATGCATCTGAGGAGGAAGAGTCTGAGGACGTGgagtctgaggaagaggagcggCAGCGCACAGCAAAAGAACCTGCCAGTGCCGTTCAGGAACAAAAACCGGAACCCATCGACCAG GTGGAAGATGAGCTGGAGACTGAAGAGtctggagaagaggagggagaggaggagggcacTGAATCTGACTTG AGCACAGAGTCTGCACTGAAGAAGaagttgaaaaagaaaacaaaagcagacagCGCGTGGCTGCGACCTTCCAGGAAACGAAAGAGAAGGATAAAGAGCAGAG AAGCGGAGGGGGTGGATCAGCCTCATGGCTCAGCTAATGTCCAGGCAGGCGACAAGAAGTACACAAAGATTGTCTCAGCTGAGTCTGCCATCCTCAACAAGCCAGCAGCGTCCTCACAGAACAAAG TCACTTCAGGGTCAGCGATCGAGGAGGCTCAGGAGCTTCCGCTCTGCAGCTGCCGCATGGAGACACCCAAGAGTCGAGAAATTCTCACGCTGGCAGACAGGAAGTGCATGGCCACAGAGAGCGTCGATGGACAGCTGACCCGCTGCCAGGGTGCCATACTGAAACATGAAATGATGCGTCCCTCAAACTCGGTTCAGCTGCTGGTTCTCTGTGAGGACCACCGCAACGGCATGGTGAAGCACCAGTGCTgccccacctgtggcttcttctGCAGGGCT GGGACCTTCATGGAGTGCCAACCAGACGTCAGCATCTCTCACCGTTTTCATCGTGCTTGTGCCTCAGTGCTCAAAGGTCAAAGCTTCTGTCCTCACTGTGGAGAGGAGGCCAGCAAGGCTAAAGAGGTCACCATCGCAAAGGCTGACACCACCTCCACTGTGCCCCTTACACTCACACATGGACCTGCAACGCCGGGGGTCGTCGAGGGACGAGCAGACACCACCACTGGCGG ctcTTCTCGTCTAGCTGCAGGGGCTGAACTCAGCGGCAGAGCCGACAGCTCACATTCAAATCGTTCCTCACATGGATATGACACTTCTGCTGTCCCTGGGTCATCCAGAACCCCAACCCTGCAGGCTGGAACTGGAACCACAGTCCATCAAGTAGCTCCAAGAGAGACTTTAGAAAGTCTGCTATTAGCTCTGGACACAGAGAA GCCTAagaagctgcgtttccaccCAAAACAACTTTACCTCTCAGCCAAACAGGGAGAACTCAAGAGGGTCCTGCTCATGTTGG TGGATGGTATCGACCCTAACTTTAAGATGGAATCTCACAACAAACGCACGCCGCTCCACACTGCAGCAGAAGGAGGATTCAAAGAAATCTGTAACATGCTCGTACAA GCCGGTGCAAACTTGGACATATGTGACGAAGATCAGCGGACACCTTTGATGGAGGCCTGTGAAAACAACCACATGGAGACAGTCATGTATCTGCTGAGGGCTGGAGCCAGCGCCACACACAAA GATGTTGAAGGGTTCACCTGTCTCCACCTAGCGGCAAAGTCTGGTCATTACCAGATTGTTGAGCACCTTCTGTCCACAGGATTGATCAACATAAACTGTCAG gatGATGGAGGCTGGACTGCGATGATCTGGGCAACAGAGTACAAGCATGTGGACCAGGTGAAGCTGCTTCTATCCAAAGGAGCCGACATCAGCATCAGGGATAAG GAAGAGAACATCTGTCTCCACTGGGCAGCCTTCTCGGGCAGTGTTGACATCGCCCAGCTGCTCCTTAATGCCCGCTGCAGTCTGCAGGCTGTGAACGTCCACGGCGACTCTCCTCTGCACATCGCTGCTCGGGAGAATCGTCTGGATTGTGTTAC GCTTTTCCTGAACCAAGGAGCAGATGTGTTTTTGAAGAACCGTGAGGGAGAAACTCCTCCAGACTGCTGTGGCCACAACTCGAAGGCCTGGGCAGCTCTGCAGGCcaacaggaaggagagagacGCCAAGAACAGCAGGCTCGCTCGAACAGAGGAAAAAGTCCTTCACAG TGACATAGCTCTCGGGCAAGAGCGTGTCCCCATTCCCTGTGTCAACTCAGTGGACAGTGAACCTTATCCAGACAGCTACAAATACATCCCTGAAAACTGTGTCACCTCCCCCATGAATATCGACAGGAACATAACACACTTACAG TATTGTGTTTGTAAGGAGGACTGTTCAACAAGTATCTGCATGTGTGGACAGCTCAGTCTGCGCTGCTGGTACGACAAG GGCGGCCGTCTTCTACCTGAATTCTGCCACGAGGAGCCTCCTCTCATCTTTGAGTGCAACCATGCGTGTTCCTGCTGGAGGACCTGTAAGAACAGAGTCGTACAGAACGGCCTCAG GGCCAGGCTTCAGCTCTTCAGGACCAGTAAGAAGGGCTGGGGTGTCCGTGCACTACAAGACCTACCAAAGGGGACCTTCATATGCGA GTATGTCGGAGAGATCATCTCTGAAGCCGAAGCAGAGATGAGGCAGAATGACGCCTACCTGTTCAGCCTTGATGATAAG CCACAAGATCAATACTGCATAGATGCTCGTTTCTATGGAAACATCAGCCGCTTCCTGAATCACATGTGCGAGCCCAACTTGTTCGCATGTCGAGTGTTCACGACGCACCAGGACCTTCGTTTCCCACACATTGCCTTCTTTGCCAGTGAAAACATCAGGGCTGGAGAGGAGCTTGg ATTCAACTATGGTGACCACTTCTGGGAAGTCAAAAGCAAGCTGTTCAGCTGTGAATGTGGCTCTTCTAAGTGCAAGTACTCGTCAGCAGCCATGGCGTCGCTGCAGGCCGACAGCACTCCCGAGAACCAACAGCAGCCCAGCGCGTCTCCTGACACCAGCTCTTCCAACGGTCCCTCCAGTCCCTCATAA